One part of the Bacillota bacterium genome encodes these proteins:
- a CDS encoding HD domain-containing phosphohydrolase, producing the protein MGQTGAISMPVGSAEELFQMLFRQSPDGVVITDATLRILEVNPAYERISGYSRAELLGQNPRILKSGRTPPGVYREMWESLETKGSWQGTFINRRKDGEVFYAFFSTMRLGDPTSPAGYIGFMRDITPLLRGEEELRRRVAELRATQRITVRTLASLAEHRDPGIEGHLDRVSHYSVLLARALQEAAEWDVPVDDPFIDTLSTASLLHDIGKVSIPEGILFKPAPLNHAERAVVELHPLIGAEILRQADERLKSELGLSQTFLTTAIEVALHHHERWDGSGYPSHLQGPTIPPSARIVALADTYDALTTRRVYRDALPVERAADVIRAGSGTQFDPRVVAAFCHLLRASRTPGADLT; encoded by the coding sequence ATGGGGCAGACTGGCGCCATCTCCATGCCCGTCGGGTCCGCCGAGGAGCTGTTTCAAATGCTCTTCCGCCAGTCCCCTGACGGGGTGGTCATCACCGATGCGACTCTCCGGATCCTGGAGGTCAATCCCGCTTACGAACGGATTTCTGGTTATAGCCGGGCGGAACTGCTCGGTCAAAACCCGCGGATATTGAAGTCCGGGCGCACCCCGCCCGGGGTCTACCGGGAAATGTGGGAGTCCCTGGAAACGAAGGGTTCCTGGCAGGGGACGTTCATCAACCGGCGCAAAGACGGCGAGGTGTTTTACGCCTTCTTCTCCACGATGAGGCTCGGAGACCCCACAAGCCCGGCCGGTTACATCGGCTTCATGCGGGACATCACGCCCCTGCTGCGGGGCGAGGAGGAACTGCGCCGCCGGGTGGCCGAGCTTCGGGCCACGCAGCGTATCACGGTGCGCACCCTGGCCAGCCTGGCCGAACACCGGGACCCGGGCATTGAGGGCCACCTGGATCGGGTGAGCCACTACAGCGTCCTGCTGGCCCGGGCGCTACAGGAGGCGGCAGAGTGGGACGTGCCTGTAGACGATCCCTTCATCGACACCCTGAGTACGGCCAGCCTGCTGCACGACATCGGCAAGGTGAGTATTCCGGAGGGTATCCTCTTCAAGCCCGCGCCCCTCAACCACGCTGAGCGTGCGGTGGTGGAGCTTCACCCGCTCATCGGGGCTGAAATCCTGCGCCAGGCCGACGAACGGCTCAAAAGCGAGCTGGGCCTGTCCCAGACTTTCCTGACGACGGCCATCGAGGTCGCTTTACACCACCACGAGCGGTGGGACGGCTCGGGGTACCCCAGCCACCTGCAGGGGCCTACCATTCCACCCTCGGCCCGCATCGTGGCCCTGGCCGACACGTACGATGCTTTGACGACTCGCCGGGTCTACCGGGACGCCTTGCCCGTCGAGCGGGCGGCCGACGTCATACGGGCGGGCTCGGGAACCCAGTTCGACCCCCGGGTGGTGGCTGCCTTTTGCCACCTCCTCCGGGCATCAAGGACGCCGGGCGCAGACCTTACCTGA
- a CDS encoding transposase translates to MAKQEHWARITDRLGHDPMPRFAFHNSRDGFRRLVARIGQALRGTGAQRAVAGMEATGHYGKPLQYFLRYGVPELEIAVGLANPMHVQRQKEVMDNSPSKTDAKRTAVIDKLVRDGHFLHCLVPEGIYATLRELD, encoded by the coding sequence CTGGCCAAGCAAGAGCACTGGGCCCGGATCACCGACCGGCTGGGGCATGACCCGATGCCACGCTTCGCTTTCCACAATAGCCGGGACGGCTTCCGGCGTCTAGTCGCCAGGATCGGCCAAGCACTGCGTGGGACAGGAGCGCAGCGGGCGGTGGCGGGCATGGAGGCCACCGGCCATTACGGCAAGCCGCTGCAGTATTTCTTGCGGTATGGGGTGCCGGAACTCGAGATCGCCGTGGGGCTGGCCAACCCCATGCACGTGCAGCGCCAGAAGGAGGTGATGGACAACAGCCCGAGCAAGACCGACGCCAAACGCACGGCGGTGATCGACAAGCTGGTGCGGGACGGCCACTTCCTGCACTGCCTGGTGCCGGAGGGCATCTATGCGACGCTGCGGGAGCTGGACTGA
- a CDS encoding extracellular solute-binding protein: MLTIAGLGATVQAKTTITVGVFPAWDSLMKAAVPEFTKLYPDIEIKVQTLGYADHHNALLTALATGSGAPDVVAVEIYYLGRFIAKAGSPI, encoded by the coding sequence TTGCTCACGATCGCCGGACTCGGCGCGACGGTACAGGCCAAGACCACGATCACGGTCGGCGTCTTCCCAGCCTGGGACTCCCTGATGAAGGCCGCGGTACCGGAGTTTACCAAACTGTATCCGGACATCGAAATCAAGGTCCAGACGCTGGGGTACGCCGACCACCACAACGCCCTGCTGACGGCGCTGGCTACGGGCTCCGGCGCGCCCGACGTGGTGGCGGTTGAAATCTACTATCTCGGGCGGTTCATTGCCAAGGCGGGCTCACCGATCTGA
- a CDS encoding extracellular solute-binding protein has protein sequence MPFAWRLVTTLNDRIVAIPTDTAPASMFYRKDVLQAAGLDINTVGTWDDLVELGKKVTRDVNGDKKPDIFLIAHAASAADAIIRGDIPEGEGVYFDARGLPSVESPRFVKAFTVAQQIRKPGLDARITAWTNEWFEVFKRGTAAVEISGSWLQGHLQNWMAPDTAGKWGVRNLPENTYVSWGGTFWAIPEQSKNKEAAWKFIRLLTLRKDMQIESMEIVNAFPALKSVASLSVRWSWWQRRAAPYLFISPFYILFAIFSLYPIAFSFYLSFHSWNAVGGLKTMEWVGFENYTYLLTDPWFWQSLCNTLVLLVISGAPQHLIAIPLAFVLNSGLVRMRNFFTSSYFMPYITSTVAVAMIFSTIYGTQYGVLNALLMWMEKTPALGWLFRFFDAELPINWLGQPAFIKPAITILLVWRWLGWNTVLYLAGLQTIPRDLYEAAMVDGASAYQQFRWITVPLLKPTMFFAVTMTIIGTMQLFDEPFILTNGTGGTGQAGLTTVLYLYRTGFEWLYMGSAAAMSWMLVLAIGVLTYLNVKAFGRGALERQIS, from the coding sequence GTGCCCTTCGCGTGGCGCTTGGTGACGACGCTGAATGACCGCATCGTCGCCATTCCCACGGATACGGCCCCTGCTAGCATGTTCTACCGTAAGGACGTTCTGCAGGCGGCCGGGCTCGACATCAACACCGTCGGGACCTGGGACGACCTCGTGGAACTGGGGAAGAAGGTCACCCGAGACGTCAACGGCGACAAGAAGCCGGACATCTTCCTGATCGCCCACGCGGCCTCGGCGGCCGACGCGATTATCCGGGGCGACATTCCGGAAGGTGAGGGTGTCTACTTCGACGCCCGCGGGCTCCCCTCCGTCGAGAGTCCGCGTTTCGTCAAGGCGTTCACGGTCGCCCAGCAGATCCGCAAGCCCGGGCTGGACGCCCGCATCACGGCGTGGACCAACGAGTGGTTCGAGGTCTTTAAGCGGGGCACCGCGGCTGTGGAGATCTCCGGCTCGTGGCTCCAGGGCCACCTGCAGAACTGGATGGCACCGGACACGGCCGGCAAGTGGGGCGTCCGCAACCTTCCCGAAAACACCTACGTGAGCTGGGGCGGCACGTTCTGGGCCATTCCCGAGCAGTCCAAAAACAAGGAAGCGGCCTGGAAGTTCATCCGGCTCCTGACGTTGCGCAAGGACATGCAGATTGAGTCCATGGAGATCGTCAACGCGTTCCCGGCCCTGAAGTCGGTCGCGTCGTTGTCCGTGCGCTGGAGCTGGTGGCAGCGGCGGGCAGCACCATACCTGTTCATCAGCCCGTTTTACATCCTGTTTGCCATCTTCAGTCTGTATCCGATCGCCTTCTCGTTTTACCTGTCGTTCCATAGCTGGAACGCAGTCGGCGGCCTCAAGACGATGGAGTGGGTTGGGTTCGAGAACTACACCTACCTGCTCACGGACCCATGGTTCTGGCAGTCGCTGTGTAACACCCTGGTGCTCCTGGTCATATCGGGAGCGCCCCAGCACCTTATCGCGATTCCCCTGGCCTTCGTCCTGAACTCGGGGCTCGTGCGGATGCGCAACTTCTTCACGTCGTCGTATTTCATGCCGTACATCACCTCGACGGTCGCGGTGGCCATGATCTTTTCCACCATTTACGGCACCCAGTACGGCGTGCTCAACGCTCTTTTGATGTGGATGGAAAAGACGCCGGCTCTTGGTTGGCTGTTCCGATTCTTTGATGCCGAGCTGCCCATCAACTGGCTGGGGCAACCCGCCTTCATCAAGCCGGCCATCACCATTCTGCTGGTCTGGCGGTGGCTCGGCTGGAACACGGTGCTCTACCTGGCGGGGCTGCAGACCATCCCCCGGGACCTGTATGAGGCCGCCATGGTGGATGGCGCCAGTGCGTATCAGCAGTTCCGGTGGATCACGGTGCCGTTGCTCAAGCCGACGATGTTCTTCGCGGTGACCATGACCATCATCGGAACGATGCAGCTCTTCGACGAGCCGTTCATCCTGACGAACGGCACCGGGGGTACGGGCCAGGCGGGCCTCACGACGGTCCTGTACCTGTACCGAACCGGCTTCGAGTGGCTGTACATGGGGTCGGCAGCCGCCATGTCCTGGATGCTGGTCCTGGCCATCGGCGTCCTGACGTACCTCAACGTCAAAGCGTTCGGCCGCGGTGCGCTGGAACGGCAGATCAGTTGA
- a CDS encoding carbohydrate ABC transporter permease yields MATTRSLLTKGLVYLLLVSMAVVAAFPFYWMFVLATHDRSTIFSAPPPLWFGKEAPENYRRLVEALPFTRNAWNSVYTSVMATVTTLSFCSLAGFGFAMYEFKWREQLFAFLLATMMIPSLLGMIPYYLIIKWLGWANLPRALYIPGMASAFGIFLMRQYIVSAIPPDLLDAGRIDGLSEFRLYRSIVVPLIKPALGTLGIITFVSQWNNFLGGLIVLKERPAYTLPLALRSLQGMISTDWGALMLGTALSVLPLLVVFVIGSQRIIEGLTAGAIKG; encoded by the coding sequence GTGGCCACGACCCGTTCTCTGCTGACCAAAGGGCTCGTCTATTTGCTGCTCGTCTCGATGGCCGTCGTCGCGGCGTTCCCCTTTTACTGGATGTTCGTGCTGGCGACCCACGATCGCAGCACCATCTTCAGCGCACCGCCGCCGCTGTGGTTTGGCAAGGAGGCGCCGGAGAACTACCGGCGGCTGGTGGAGGCGCTGCCGTTCACGCGCAATGCCTGGAACAGCGTCTACACCTCGGTCATGGCGACGGTGACCACGCTGTCTTTCTGCAGCCTCGCCGGCTTCGGCTTCGCCATGTACGAGTTCAAGTGGCGCGAGCAACTGTTCGCGTTTTTGCTGGCCACGATGATGATCCCGTCACTGCTGGGGATGATTCCCTACTACCTCATCATCAAGTGGCTGGGGTGGGCCAACCTGCCCCGGGCGCTTTACATACCGGGCATGGCGTCAGCGTTCGGCATCTTCCTGATGCGCCAGTACATCGTGAGCGCCATTCCGCCGGACCTGCTGGACGCGGGAAGAATCGACGGCCTCAGCGAGTTCAGGCTGTACCGCAGCATCGTTGTACCCCTCATCAAGCCGGCGCTGGGCACGCTGGGCATCATCACGTTCGTGAGTCAGTGGAACAACTTCCTGGGCGGGCTCATCGTGCTCAAGGAGCGCCCGGCCTACACGCTTCCGCTGGCGCTTCGGTCCCTGCAGGGGATGATCTCCACCGACTGGGGCGCCCTCATGCTGGGAACGGCCCTGAGCGTGCTTCCGTTGCTGGTCGTCTTCGTTATCGGGTCCCAGCGCATCATCGAAGGCTTGACAGCGGGCGCCATCAAGGGCTGA
- a CDS encoding VOC family protein, whose amino-acid sequence MLDHIGLTVRDLDRSLAFYCDTLGGRFLWRKDRLEGPQNDLVFGLPGCALRAAGVEVWGVSLELFQFERPTSAPGPVEYHLTGWKHVAMAVEDIDARVGELQQKGVRVRFPVQEVAPGVRIVYFEDPDGIIWEFIERSR is encoded by the coding sequence GTGCTTGACCACATTGGGCTGACGGTGCGGGATCTGGACCGGTCCCTTGCCTTTTACTGCGATACGCTGGGCGGGCGGTTCCTGTGGCGCAAAGACCGGCTGGAAGGCCCCCAGAATGACCTGGTCTTTGGACTGCCGGGCTGCGCCCTCCGAGCCGCCGGAGTGGAGGTGTGGGGCGTTAGCCTGGAGCTGTTCCAGTTCGAACGGCCCACTTCGGCCCCCGGGCCGGTCGAGTACCACCTGACGGGATGGAAGCACGTCGCGATGGCCGTTGAGGATATCGACGCCCGGGTCGGGGAGCTTCAGCAAAAGGGCGTCCGCGTGCGCTTTCCCGTCCAGGAAGTGGCCCCCGGCGTGCGCATCGTCTACTTCGAGGATCCGGATGGCATCATCTGGGAGTTCATCGAGCGTTCGCGGTGA